The proteins below come from a single Chitinophaga pinensis DSM 2588 genomic window:
- a CDS encoding cation:proton antiporter: protein MNKRLLLYPLIIGFFGCLIWFIINKGSHLTTDGSTPVNKMASAASASAHTIPPTSTAESVWNSMVQNVHHPLALLLLQIILILATARLFGWLANKIGQPSVVGEIVAGICLGPSLLGMVWPSGSTFIFPAEGFKNLQFLSQIGLAFFMFVVGMELDTEKMKNKAHDAVMISHASIVFPFFLGVSLAYYMYARFAPANVSFLSFALFMGIAMSITAFPVLARIVQERKLSSTPLGLLAITCAAADDVTAWCILAVVIAIVKAVTLWTAVLTLVLSLIFVGFMLYILKPWLAKKIARFQEQHKEKSIVALAFMTLLFSAWAAEVIGIHALFGAFLAGVIMPSEVSVQKLLTDKLEDVSVLLLLPIFFVFTGLRTQIGLLGQGNLWAVFGLIMLVAVGGKLGGSALTAKLMGQSWMDSLGIGALMNTRGLMELVVLNIGYDLGILSPEVFAMLVLMALATTFMTGPLLDVVKKVEESKLQASQIG from the coding sequence ATGAATAAGAGACTGTTGCTTTATCCACTGATTATCGGCTTTTTCGGATGTCTTATCTGGTTTATTATCAATAAGGGCAGCCATCTTACAACCGACGGCAGTACGCCTGTGAATAAGATGGCCTCTGCTGCTTCCGCATCTGCACACACAATTCCACCCACTTCTACAGCGGAGAGTGTCTGGAATTCAATGGTCCAGAATGTACATCATCCTTTAGCGTTATTGCTGTTACAGATAATTCTGATTTTGGCCACTGCCCGATTATTTGGCTGGCTGGCAAATAAGATCGGACAACCTTCAGTAGTAGGAGAGATTGTAGCAGGTATTTGCCTGGGACCATCCCTGCTTGGGATGGTATGGCCTTCAGGAAGTACGTTTATTTTTCCTGCGGAAGGTTTTAAAAATCTGCAGTTTTTAAGTCAGATAGGTCTTGCTTTCTTCATGTTTGTAGTAGGTATGGAACTGGATACGGAGAAGATGAAGAACAAGGCGCATGATGCGGTGATGATCAGTCATGCGAGTATTGTATTTCCTTTCTTTCTGGGTGTAAGCTTAGCTTACTATATGTATGCAAGATTTGCCCCTGCGAATGTAAGTTTCCTGTCTTTTGCACTGTTTATGGGTATTGCCATGAGCATCACTGCATTCCCGGTTTTAGCGCGTATTGTACAGGAGAGAAAGCTGAGCAGTACTCCACTGGGGCTGCTGGCTATTACCTGTGCTGCGGCAGATGATGTTACTGCATGGTGCATACTGGCGGTTGTTATTGCGATCGTAAAAGCGGTTACATTATGGACGGCTGTGCTTACGCTGGTATTATCACTGATTTTCGTCGGATTCATGTTATATATTCTAAAACCCTGGTTAGCCAAAAAAATCGCACGTTTCCAGGAGCAACATAAAGAGAAATCCATTGTTGCCCTCGCATTTATGACGCTGCTATTTTCAGCATGGGCTGCAGAGGTAATTGGCATACATGCCTTGTTTGGTGCTTTTCTGGCGGGCGTGATCATGCCTTCAGAAGTATCAGTACAGAAACTGCTGACTGATAAACTGGAAGATGTGAGCGTATTGTTATTACTGCCTATCTTCTTTGTGTTTACCGGACTGCGTACACAGATCGGCTTACTGGGCCAGGGTAATCTTTGGGCGGTGTTTGGTCTGATCATGCTGGTAGCAGTAGGAGGTAAACTGGGAGGTAGTGCGCTGACAGCTAAATTGATGGGACAGTCCTGGATGGATTCTCTTGGTATAGGCGCCCTGATGAACACCAGAGGATTGATGGAGCTGGTCGTATTGAATATCGGTTACGACCTGGGTATTCTGTCACCGGAAGTGTTTGCGATGTTGGTACTAATGGCGCTGGCAACGACGTTTATGACGGGTCCGTTGCTGGATGTAGTGAAGAAAGTGGAAGAGAGCAAGTTACAGGCCAGCCAGATCGGCTAA